Genomic DNA from Streptomyces venezuelae:
TATGAACACAGCGGACCTTGGCCTGCCGGTGGATGTTCCGTCGACAGCGCTCTTCACGGACCAGTACGAGCTGACGATGCTGCAGGCCGCGCTGCGGGCCGGCACCGGCGACCGGCGCTCCGTCTTCGAGGTCTTCACCCGCAGACTCCCCGAGGGACGGCGCTACGGAGTGGTGGCCGGTACCGGCCGGGTCCTGGACGCCGTGGAGAACTTCCGCTTCGACTCGGGCGTCCTCGGCTTCCTGCGCGAGCGGAACATCGTCGACGAGGCGACCCTCGAATGGCTCTCCGGGTACCGCTTCAGCGGCGACATCTGGGGCTACCCCGAGGGCGAGGTCTACTTCCCCGGCTCGCCGATCCTGCGGGTCGAGGGGTCGTTCGCGGAGTGCGTGCTCCTGGAGACGGTGATCCTCTCCATCCTCAACCACGACTCGGCCATCGCGGCCGCCGCCTCCCGCATGTCCTCGGCCGCCGGTGACCGCCCGCTGATCGAGATGGGCGCCCGCCGCACCCACGAGCTGGCGGCCGTCGCCGCGTCCCGCGCCGCCTACGTCGGCGGCTTCGCGACCACGTCGGACCTGGCGGCCGGATTCCGCTACGGCATCCCCACCGTCGGCACCAGCGCCCACGCCTTCACCCTGCTGCACGACAACGAGCGCGACGCCTTCCGGGCCCAGGTCGACTCGCTCGGCCGCGGCACGACCCTGCTGGTGGACACCTACGACGTCACCGAGGCCGTCCGCATGGCCGTCGAGGTCGCCGGGCCCGAGCTCGGCGCGGTGCGCATCGACTCCGGCGACCTGCTGCTCGTCGCCCACCGGGTGCGCCAGCAGCTGGACGAGCTCGGCGCGACGGAGACGAAGATCGTCGTGACCTCCGACCTCGACGAGTACGCCATCGCCTCGCTCGCCGCGGCCCCCGTGGACGCGTACGGCGTGGGCACGCAGCTCGTCACGGGCTCCGGGCACCCCACCGCCTCCATGGTCTACAAGCTGGTGGCCCGCGCGCACTCGGCGGACCCGCAGGCCCCCCTGGAACCGGTGGCGAAGAAGTCGCTCGGCGCGAAGTCGTCCATGGGCGGCCGCAAGTGGGCCGCGCGCCGGACCGACCGGTACGGCGTGGCCGAGGCCGAGGTCGTCGGCACCGGCACCGTGCCCTCGGAGCTCGCCGACCGGCAGCTCCAGGTCGAGCTGGTCAAGGGCGGCGAGGTGCTCTCGCGCGAGCCGCTCGACGCGGTCCGCGACCGGCACGCGGCGGCGCGCGCGGGGCTGCCGCTCTCGGCGACGCAGCTCTCGCGGGGCGAAGCGGTCATTCCGACGGAATACGTCTGACATCGCGAGGAGGGCGGCCCGGCCCCGGCGGGGCCCCCTCCCACAATGTGGTTGAAGTCTCTACGCTCGGTTCATCCGCCCGAGTCCCTGACGAGCCCCCTCCCCACGCGAAGGACACCCGCCATGCGCCGCGCACTGATCGTCGTAGACGTGCAGAACGACTTCTGCGAAGGCGGCAGCCTCGCGGTCGCCGGCGGCGCGGACGTGGCCGCCGCCATCACGGAGCTGATCGGCCAGGCCCCGGCGGGGTACCGCCACGTGGTGGCGACGCGCGACCACCACATCGATCCGGGCGCGCACTTCTCGGACCACCCGGACTACGTCGACTCCTGGCCGCCGCACTGCGTGGCCGGCACGGAGGGCATCGGCTTCCACCCGAACTTCGCCCCCGCGGTCGCCTCCGGCGCGATCGACGCGGTCTTCGACAAGGGCGCGTACTCGGCGGCGTACAGCGGCTTCGAGGGCGTCGACGAGAACGGGCTCTCCCTGGCGGAGTGGCTCCGCGAGCGGGAGATCACCGAGGTCGACGTGGTGGGCATCGCCACGGACCACTGCGTGCGGGCGACGGCGGTCGACGCGGCGCGGGAGGGATTCAGGACGACGGTCCTTCTCGACCTGACGGCGGGGGTCTCGGCGGCGCGCACGGAGACGGCTCTCGCCGAGCTCCGCGCGGCGGGCGTCACCCTGACGGGCAAGCCCGTCGTGTGACTGACCGCCCGGTGGCGGGCCGGGCCCGCAGACGCACGAGAGCCGTCAGAAGGGCGCCCCGGTCCCGCTGGGGCGGGAAGCCGCACGGCTCTGGCGGCGGAGCGCCCTGATCGGGTGCCAGAGCTC
This window encodes:
- a CDS encoding nicotinate phosphoribosyltransferase, whose amino-acid sequence is MNTADLGLPVDVPSTALFTDQYELTMLQAALRAGTGDRRSVFEVFTRRLPEGRRYGVVAGTGRVLDAVENFRFDSGVLGFLRERNIVDEATLEWLSGYRFSGDIWGYPEGEVYFPGSPILRVEGSFAECVLLETVILSILNHDSAIAAAASRMSSAAGDRPLIEMGARRTHELAAVAASRAAYVGGFATTSDLAAGFRYGIPTVGTSAHAFTLLHDNERDAFRAQVDSLGRGTTLLVDTYDVTEAVRMAVEVAGPELGAVRIDSGDLLLVAHRVRQQLDELGATETKIVVTSDLDEYAIASLAAAPVDAYGVGTQLVTGSGHPTASMVYKLVARAHSADPQAPLEPVAKKSLGAKSSMGGRKWAARRTDRYGVAEAEVVGTGTVPSELADRQLQVELVKGGEVLSREPLDAVRDRHAAARAGLPLSATQLSRGEAVIPTEYV
- a CDS encoding isochorismatase family protein, which translates into the protein MRRALIVVDVQNDFCEGGSLAVAGGADVAAAITELIGQAPAGYRHVVATRDHHIDPGAHFSDHPDYVDSWPPHCVAGTEGIGFHPNFAPAVASGAIDAVFDKGAYSAAYSGFEGVDENGLSLAEWLREREITEVDVVGIATDHCVRATAVDAAREGFRTTVLLDLTAGVSAARTETALAELRAAGVTLTGKPVV